The genomic DNA CGTGCAATTTTGCAGTGCTGTACTTAAATTGGTGGAAGACAATTATTACGtaaatgaaaaaaaaatgaatgGCAACCAACTAGTGTAAAGTGCCAAGGATCGTCTTCCACTGGCTTCTGGGCCATTATGAAAAAGTAAGCTATCTtaagggagaagaacaagggTGTGGAGGATGGGCGACGTGTAAAGAATTAAAATAGATCGTTTATTTCCAAATAACTTCCAGCCATTCGCGGCTCCGCTAGCTCGCAGATTATGTAATAGGCACAGCTACGTCAGAGGTCCGAGCCACCTTGTACCAAAAGTCTGTTGCCACTGCCGCACTGCTCTCCCCAGCGCACAACAGTAACAAGCATTCAGAACACAGTGATGCTAATAATGCTCCATCATacttcattcatcatctcacCCTCAGGTTCTATCAACTTACTTCGCCTCGTTCCCCAGTCCACAACTATCTTCCGTCCACGGTACTGATACAAAAACTACccctcctcgtcttctaTCTACCAAGCAGTCACTGCTTCCCCTACTTGTTCATAATGCCTTCTATTGCTGGCAAACTAGTTAACAAGGTTCTTAAGGACCATATAAGTAAACAAGCACCGGAGGATCCACTTTACACAGTAACAGTGAATTCAAAAGGCAAATCAAAGAGGCAGGTTGTAAGTCTACCATACAACGCAGTGCAGCCCGGAGAGGCGGTAGGTACCTTTTTTGAAAATACACTAATACAGGGCTCGTCTATTGCTAGAGGCCTCTCCCAGAAGGGCTATCCAAGCGCGACAGAAAAGCGTTAAAGAAAATAAGAAAACGTGCTCATTATCTGGACAAAGGCATGAATATATGTGGTTTCAGGGTGGGCTGGACTTTCTTCATCGGCGAGTCATGCTCTTGCTGCATATCATTCATCGAGCTGACCTATGTTTCGTAACCAGGCATCATACCTGGATTGGGTGATGCGGTCGATGCTGGCCTTAACTACTGTCTCGTTGTCAAGCCTGCCAAAAAGCTTGATATACCTGATAGTCTAGTACACAAGATGTTGTTCAATAACGCCATTTCTGCGGGTCTTGGGTAGGTAACAATACCATGACTCATACATTGA from Cryptococcus neoformans var. neoformans JEC21 chromosome 3 sequence includes the following:
- a CDS encoding expressed protein; this encodes MPSIAGKLVNKVLKDHISKQAPEDPLYTVTVNSKGKSKRQVRPLPEGLSKRDRKALKKIRKRAHYLDKGMNICGFRVGWTFFIGIIPGLGDAVDAGLNYCLVVKPAKKLDIPDSLVHKMLFNNAISAGLGLVPIAGDIFLAAWKANSRNAALLEAYLTIRGQEYIAALRREPGVIDPAEAIAHGVPPEDLRDQFGPGAGMDHPVEDEESNRGFFGGRKSKKEVTKK